One window of Myxocyprinus asiaticus isolate MX2 ecotype Aquarium Trade chromosome 6, UBuf_Myxa_2, whole genome shotgun sequence genomic DNA carries:
- the LOC127442819 gene encoding dual specificity phosphatase 28-like isoform X1: MLQLCTVTDCLLISNAQSACNDAVIQKEAVTLCINVSKQQPFPSMQVSTLRVPVYDDPNEDLYKYFDRCADAVASETEWGGRTVVYCKNGHSRSATVCVAYLMKQQGLSLADAFQVRTVVKTARSVVEPNPGFWTQLQRYEQKLKISREETYIASEDTDLTTGDIYAAFICFLELQSSGRHSLALYGPTEMKYSSKNLLLDGIRVSK; the protein is encoded by the exons ATGCTGCAGCTGTGCACAGTTACTGACTGTCTGCTAATCAGTAATGCACAGTCAGCCTGTAATGATGCTGTAATCCAGAAGGAGGCGGTCACTCTCTGTATCAATGTGTCCAAGCAGCAACCCTTTCCATCTATGCAGGTCAGCACTTTGCGTGTGCCTGTCTATGATGATCCTAATGAAGACCTGTACAAATATTTTGACCGCTGTGCTGATGCCGTAGCAAGTGAGACAGAGTGGGGAGGCCGCACAGTTGTGTACTGCAAGAATGGACACAGTCGCTCAGCTACAGTCTGTGTGGCCTATTTGATGAAACAGCAGGGTCTCTCCCTAGCAGATGCCTTCCAGGTACGAACA GTAGTTAAAACTGCCCGGTCAGTAGTGGAACCTAATCCAGGATTTTGGACTCAACTGCAGAGATACGAACAGAAGCTGAAGATCAGCAG ggaggagacttatattgcttcagaagatacagatttaaccactggagacatttatgctgcctttatttgctttttggagcttcaaagttctggccgacattcacttgcattgtatggacctacagagatgaaatattcttctaaaaatcttcttttagatggaataagggtgagtaaatga
- the LOC127442819 gene encoding dual specificity phosphatase 28-like isoform X2 → MLQLCTVTDCLLISNAQSACNDAVIQKEAVTLCINVSKQQPFPSMQVSTLRVPVYDDPNEDLYKYFDRCADAVASETEWGGRTVVYCKNGHSRSATVCVAYLMKQQGLSLADAFQVVKTARSVVEPNPGFWTQLQRYEQKLKISREETYIASEDTDLTTGDIYAAFICFLELQSSGRHSLALYGPTEMKYSSKNLLLDGIRVSK, encoded by the exons ATGCTGCAGCTGTGCACAGTTACTGACTGTCTGCTAATCAGTAATGCACAGTCAGCCTGTAATGATGCTGTAATCCAGAAGGAGGCGGTCACTCTCTGTATCAATGTGTCCAAGCAGCAACCCTTTCCATCTATGCAGGTCAGCACTTTGCGTGTGCCTGTCTATGATGATCCTAATGAAGACCTGTACAAATATTTTGACCGCTGTGCTGATGCCGTAGCAAGTGAGACAGAGTGGGGAGGCCGCACAGTTGTGTACTGCAAGAATGGACACAGTCGCTCAGCTACAGTCTGTGTGGCCTATTTGATGAAACAGCAGGGTCTCTCCCTAGCAGATGCCTTCCAG GTAGTTAAAACTGCCCGGTCAGTAGTGGAACCTAATCCAGGATTTTGGACTCAACTGCAGAGATACGAACAGAAGCTGAAGATCAGCAG ggaggagacttatattgcttcagaagatacagatttaaccactggagacatttatgctgcctttatttgctttttggagcttcaaagttctggccgacattcacttgcattgtatggacctacagagatgaaatattcttctaaaaatcttcttttagatggaataagggtgagtaaatga
- the LOC127442800 gene encoding vitamin K-dependent protein C-like translates to MMRSLILYISVLVVFWPARALCKSVFSSSPKAHMLLRSRRANGFMEELKPPSLERECREEICNFEEAREIFNTREATLEFWTVYTDADQCASNPCVNGKCVDMFQDYSCICNPGFEGRNCHLRSTATNCSVNNGDCDHECHEKEDGLGRTCSCIKGYQLQDDSRKCTAKNEASCGQIRIAKSFYRNKPTVGLTPWLMGGTVGKKGESPWQALIRNHKNKFHCGGVLIDENWVLTAAHCLETSTRFSVVLGDYERFKIEETEMVIPVKQAITHPQYNPFTVDNDIALLRLSGPAKFSTYILPACLPGRDLAERMLHRNGTMTVVTGWGKDNQSAHRYSSTLNFIDIPIIDSKQCSGYMMNNLTQNMLCGGVLGQIKDACEGDSGGPMMTMHHDTWFLIGLVSWGEGCGQKDKLGIYTKVSSYLDWIDSVRQEWDKV, encoded by the exons ATGATGAGGAGCCTTATCCTCTACATCTCAGTGCTGGTTGTATTTTGGCCTGCCAGAGCTCTCTGCAAGTCAG TTTTTTCTAGCAGCCCAAAAGCACACATGCTCCTGCGCTCAAGAAGAGCTAACGGATTTATGGAGGAACTAAAGCCCCCATCGTTGGAGCGTGAGTGTAGGGAGGAAATATGCAATTTCGAAGAGGCGAGGGAAATCTTCAATACTAGGGAGGCCACG CTGGAATTCTGGACAGTGTATACAG ATGCAGACCAGTGTGCCTCGAATCCATGTGTTAATGGAAAGTGTGTGGACATGTTTCAGGATTACTCCTGCATCTGCAACCCAGGGTTTGAAGGGAGAAATTGTCACCTGC GCAGCACAGCCACTAACTGCTCTGTGAACAATGGCGATTGTGATCATGAGTGCCACGAGAAAGAGGATGGTCTTGGTCGCACATGCAGTTGTATTAAAGGATACCAACTCCAAGATGACTCTAGAAAGTGTACTGCCAAAA ACGAGGCTTCATGTGGCCAGATTCGGATTGCAAAGTCATTCTATAGAAATAAGCCTACAGTTGGTTTAACGCCATGGCTTATGGGGGGCACAGTTGGTAAAAAGGGAGAGAGTCCCTGGCAG GCTCTTATACGAAATCATAAAAACAAGTTTCATTGTGGTGGAGTTTTGATTGATGAAAACTGGGTCCTCACTGCAGCTCACTGCCTAGAGACAAGCACGCGGTTCAGCGTCGTACTGG GTGACTATGAACGGTTCAAGATAGAAGAAACAGAGATGGTAATTCCCGTCAAACAAGCCATTACTCACCCACAATACAACCCTTTCACAGTGGACAATGACATAGCTCTGTTGCGCTTGTCTGGACCAGCAAAATTTTCCACATACATACTCCCAGCATGCCTCCCTGGCCGGGACTTGGCAGAACGCATGTTGCATCGCAACGGTACCATGACAGTGGTCACTGGCTGGGGGAAGGATAATCAGTCAGCTCACCGTTATAGTTCAACTCTCAACTTTATCGATATTCCAATTATAGACAGCAAACAGTGTTCCGGCTATATGATGAACAACCTGACGCAGAACATGTTATGTGGTGGTGTGCTGGGGCAAATCAAAGATGCTTGTGAGGGAGACAGTGGGGGTCCGATGATGACAATGCATCATGACACTTGGTTCCTCATTGGTTTGGTGTCCTGGGGAGAGGGATGTGGGCAGAAAGACAAACTGGGCATCTACACCAAAGTGTCCAGCTATTTGGATTGGATAGATAGTGTTCGCCAGGAGTGGGATAAAGTTTAG